One genomic region from Acinetobacter sp. LoGeW2-3 encodes:
- a CDS encoding site-specific integrase — protein MHKKDKELIQSKLNEWFKGIRKKLNYEKNLTSSQVREAQQIQLDQLIQHQWESFRETFNCTIHKFSSTERREYIEYLEEEFAQYADRLNADYGEFYKIKIRPKTKIVVLPPRKIESTATRAEAAEMHIHVYKKLKGYWQSNFSENVDEESLWGHLYLSLIYFSGCSSPDMLSSLSEVLQEALSKKSLESFRLYQGNNLKDNPIILHLKVKNDSYGNDFEKDQLYQWAYVYLNPWTQFFLQALSLRMGSHNDKETNTDIKHCILKSLSHLEQTEYVIKLCSLLRKKELNAFQFVQMALQFDKELKLDIFLGNVLAQNINTVALRPQEHIFLSATAAAIQGIELKNIKIEQEQLHAKEDELVSINEKLKSIPFKIQLFENIQPELVQQGGIKRYREHNNNFYDRYIRIQEELEQKFLQANSEEKNLIQAQLRLIAWVFHLRKKDLKVASITKYLSCFAKDFIFEVWFRKIDLDKLSEEDYTDLYQQLLWNCRERDEKAKKKDEAKSSRKGHNSEAYRFGRIKAFHAFCCEKFKTPEVKLLKQTKYKHMQITNARIISPSMFNKMLSQLDLLGNINQSWYEHITPLKLIYVLSFRLGLRLNEVRCLTLEDVICPELTYSNLSKNKLKNIRLCIQNNPYRRLKTPNAHRQLPIRHLLMKKEFEIFKEFLKNRYIQWKNNKNDHLLFNHKGQVLTESCITQVTSTVLKTIYGENHGYSFHSLRHSAANMLAILLGGSPNLIHTYTDYSMRQVKNLRELFFGQEAYLQQDMIQHKWRALASWMGHSSIEQTASNYCHVLELIAIDRIINSNYMIHKQVLQKCLGIEADNDEFKAINNLLKIPEFKWMCIKKNEIKVQKTVSAALKVKKVQLNPLDRIMAVKERYLDDEQAKLWLRRCSFLSKKWIEPKSFNLDYQDFIPDENEIFFDDLYDRCKKLKLIQPKEVLIAIKEEADDILKQALQVLMTDAKQRKNFLHFQIRESKQENYAKSNTDSIQSKEQNVKVFITGVSRVLEKTVMIDIDDLASDSSKKEKIQRISFIRKEDNKNITLAVLLHLMIMAVQLEEAW, from the coding sequence ATGCATAAAAAAGATAAAGAACTTATTCAATCGAAATTAAATGAATGGTTTAAAGGCATCAGAAAAAAATTAAATTATGAAAAGAATCTAACGTCTTCACAAGTGAGAGAAGCTCAGCAAATTCAGCTTGATCAACTCATACAGCATCAATGGGAGAGTTTTAGAGAAACTTTCAACTGTACTATCCATAAGTTTTCAAGTACTGAACGACGGGAATATATTGAGTATCTAGAAGAAGAATTTGCACAGTATGCAGATAGGTTAAATGCTGACTACGGTGAATTTTATAAAATAAAGATTCGTCCAAAGACTAAAATTGTTGTGCTACCACCAAGGAAGATTGAAAGTACTGCAACGCGCGCTGAAGCTGCGGAAATGCATATTCATGTCTATAAAAAGTTGAAAGGTTATTGGCAAAGTAACTTTTCAGAAAATGTAGATGAGGAAAGCTTATGGGGTCATTTATATCTTAGTCTGATCTACTTCTCTGGTTGTTCAAGTCCGGATATGCTTTCAAGTTTATCTGAGGTACTGCAAGAAGCTTTATCTAAGAAATCTTTGGAAAGCTTTCGGTTATATCAAGGTAATAATTTAAAAGATAATCCAATAATTCTACATTTGAAAGTCAAAAATGATTCATATGGTAATGATTTTGAAAAAGATCAACTTTATCAATGGGCTTATGTCTATTTGAATCCTTGGACTCAATTCTTTTTACAGGCTCTTTCCTTACGTATGGGGTCGCATAATGATAAAGAAACTAATACAGATATTAAGCACTGCATCCTAAAAAGCCTTAGTCATTTGGAACAGACAGAATATGTAATAAAACTGTGCTCACTACTCAGAAAGAAAGAACTGAATGCATTTCAATTTGTACAAATGGCTCTACAATTTGACAAGGAATTAAAACTAGACATCTTTTTAGGCAATGTACTTGCCCAGAACATTAATACTGTAGCGCTAAGACCACAAGAACACATTTTTTTAAGTGCCACTGCTGCGGCAATCCAAGGTATAGAATTAAAAAATATTAAAATAGAACAAGAACAGCTTCACGCTAAAGAAGATGAATTAGTTTCAATTAATGAAAAACTAAAAAGTATTCCTTTCAAAATCCAACTGTTTGAAAACATACAGCCGGAGCTTGTTCAACAAGGTGGAATAAAGAGGTACAGAGAGCATAATAATAACTTTTATGATCGATATATCCGGATTCAGGAAGAATTAGAACAAAAATTTCTGCAGGCAAATTCAGAAGAAAAAAATCTGATCCAAGCTCAACTACGCCTGATTGCCTGGGTATTTCATCTTAGGAAGAAGGATCTAAAAGTAGCGAGTATAACCAAATATTTAAGCTGTTTTGCCAAAGATTTCATATTTGAAGTATGGTTCCGTAAAATCGATCTTGATAAGTTAAGTGAAGAAGACTATACGGATCTGTATCAGCAACTTTTATGGAATTGCCGTGAGCGTGATGAAAAGGCAAAAAAGAAAGATGAGGCTAAATCATCGCGGAAAGGGCATAACAGTGAGGCATATCGATTTGGACGTATAAAAGCATTCCATGCATTTTGCTGTGAAAAATTTAAAACCCCAGAGGTTAAGCTACTAAAGCAAACAAAGTACAAGCATATGCAAATTACAAATGCTCGAATAATCAGTCCATCTATGTTTAATAAAATGCTTAGCCAGTTAGATCTGTTGGGTAATATAAACCAGAGCTGGTATGAACATATTACTCCCCTGAAATTAATATATGTTCTGTCATTCCGCTTAGGACTTAGGTTGAATGAAGTACGCTGCTTAACACTTGAAGATGTGATTTGCCCTGAACTGACATACTCAAACCTGAGTAAAAATAAGCTCAAAAATATTAGGCTGTGTATCCAAAATAATCCTTATCGCCGTCTGAAAACACCAAATGCTCATCGGCAGTTACCCATAAGACACCTGCTCATGAAAAAAGAATTTGAAATCTTTAAGGAGTTCTTAAAGAATCGGTATATACAATGGAAAAACAATAAAAATGATCACTTATTATTCAATCATAAAGGTCAAGTGCTGACTGAGTCTTGCATCACACAAGTTACCTCTACTGTACTAAAGACAATTTATGGAGAAAATCACGGTTACAGCTTTCATTCTCTACGTCATAGTGCAGCAAATATGTTGGCAATACTCTTAGGGGGATCTCCTAATCTTATTCACACCTATACTGATTATTCAATGCGGCAAGTAAAAAATCTACGTGAACTTTTCTTCGGTCAAGAGGCATATCTACAACAGGATATGATTCAACATAAATGGAGAGCACTTGCTTCCTGGATGGGGCATAGCAGTATTGAACAAACAGCTTCTAATTATTGTCATGTATTAGAACTTATAGCTATTGATCGGATTATCAACAGTAATTACATGATTCATAAACAAGTTCTCCAAAAATGTTTAGGTATAGAGGCCGATAATGATGAATTTAAAGCTATAAATAACTTGCTTAAGATTCCAGAATTTAAATGGATGTGTATTAAAAAAAATGAAATTAAGGTGCAAAAGACAGTATCAGCAGCACTAAAAGTTAAAAAAGTTCAATTAAATCCATTGGATAGAATTATGGCAGTAAAAGAACGATATTTGGATGATGAGCAGGCCAAATTATGGTTACGCCGTTGTAGCTTTCTGAGCAAAAAGTGGATAGAACCCAAAAGTTTTAACCTTGATTATCAAGATTTTATCCCCGATGAAAATGAAATATTTTTTGATGATTTATACGATCGATGTAAAAAATTAAAGTTAATACAACCTAAAGAAGTATTAATTGCTATTAAGGAGGAAGCAGACGACATATTGAAGCAAGCTTTACAAGTACTGATGACAGATGCCAAACAGCGTAAAAATTTTCTACATTTTCAAATTCGAGAATCTAAGCAGGAAAACTATGCAAAAAGTAATACAGATAGCATTCAATCTAAGGAGCAGAATGTTAAAGTCTTCATTACTGGTGTTTCTAGGGTTCTAGAAAAAACAGTAATGATTGATATCGATGATCTGGCTTCAGATTCAAGCAAGAAAGAAAAAATCCAAAGAATTAGCTTTATAAGAAAAGAAGATAACAAAAATATTACGCTTGCCGTACTCCTTCATTTAATGATTATGGCTGTACAGTTAGAAGAAGCATGGTAA
- a CDS encoding type II toxin-antitoxin system Phd/YefM family antitoxin, which translates to MNNIIHSRFVASVSELKKNPMEVVNNGFGEAVAILNRNNPAFYCVPAELFEKLMDLVEDRELLKLAEQVDTEETVKVSINDLRARVHKDSSEKV; encoded by the coding sequence ATGAACAACATTATTCACAGTCGGTTTGTGGCTAGTGTTTCTGAGCTTAAAAAAAATCCGATGGAAGTCGTAAATAATGGCTTTGGTGAAGCAGTAGCAATTTTGAATAGGAATAATCCTGCCTTTTACTGTGTGCCTGCTGAGCTGTTTGAAAAACTGATGGATTTGGTTGAAGATCGGGAACTTTTAAAATTAGCTGAGCAAGTCGATACTGAAGAAACGGTGAAGGTATCTATTAATGACTTACGAGCTCGAGTTCACAAAGATAGCTCTGAAAAAGTTTGA
- a CDS encoding acyl-CoA dehydrogenase family protein, with protein MKSTINNYQEIREAVRALCAEFPAEYHRKIDEERAYPEEFVDALTKAGWMAAMIPEEYGGSGLGLTEASIIMEEVNRSGGNAGSCHGQMYNMGTLLRHGSKAQKELYLPKIATGEWRLQTMGVTEPTTGTDTTKIKTTAVKKGDRYIVNGQKVFISRVQHSDWMILLARTTPLAEVTKKSEGMSIFMVDLREAEKNGMIVRPIPNMVNHETNEIFFDNLEIPEENLIGEEGKGFKYILDGLNAERTLIAAECIGDGYWFMDRATQYVKDRVVFGRPIGQNQGVQFPLAENFIEIEAANLMRFRACEMFDRGEKCGAEANMAKYLAAKSSWEAANNCLQFHGGFGFANEYDIERKFRETRLYQVAPISTNLIYSFVAEHLLGLPRSF; from the coding sequence ATGAAAAGCACAATCAATAACTATCAAGAAATTCGTGAAGCAGTTCGTGCACTTTGCGCAGAATTCCCGGCTGAATATCATCGCAAAATTGATGAGGAACGTGCTTATCCTGAAGAATTCGTAGATGCCTTAACTAAAGCTGGTTGGATGGCTGCAATGATTCCGGAAGAGTACGGTGGTTCAGGTCTTGGTCTGACAGAAGCATCGATCATCATGGAAGAAGTTAACCGCAGTGGTGGTAATGCAGGTTCATGCCATGGTCAGATGTATAACATGGGTACATTATTACGCCATGGCTCTAAAGCGCAAAAAGAATTGTATCTACCAAAAATTGCAACTGGTGAATGGCGTTTACAAACTATGGGCGTGACTGAGCCAACGACTGGAACAGACACAACCAAAATTAAAACCACAGCTGTAAAAAAAGGTGACCGTTATATAGTTAACGGACAAAAGGTATTTATCTCACGCGTACAACATAGTGATTGGATGATCTTGTTGGCACGTACTACACCGTTAGCTGAAGTCACCAAAAAATCTGAAGGTATGTCAATCTTCATGGTTGACCTGCGTGAAGCTGAAAAAAATGGAATGATTGTTCGCCCTATTCCAAACATGGTGAATCATGAAACTAATGAAATCTTTTTTGATAATCTCGAAATTCCAGAAGAGAATCTCATTGGCGAAGAAGGTAAAGGCTTTAAATATATCCTTGATGGCTTAAATGCTGAACGTACCTTGATTGCTGCAGAATGTATTGGTGATGGTTACTGGTTTATGGATCGTGCTACTCAGTACGTTAAGGACCGTGTTGTATTCGGTCGCCCAATTGGCCAAAACCAAGGTGTACAGTTCCCATTAGCAGAAAACTTCATTGAAATTGAAGCTGCGAACTTAATGCGTTTCCGTGCCTGTGAAATGTTTGACCGTGGTGAAAAATGTGGTGCTGAAGCCAATATGGCAAAATACCTCGCAGCAAAATCAAGCTGGGAAGCTGCAAACAACTGTCTACAGTTCCATGGTGGTTTTGGTTTTGCCAACGAATATGACATTGAACGTAAATTCCGCGAAACGCGTTTATACCAAGTCGCTCCTATTTCGACCAACTTGATTTATAGCTTCGTGGCTGAACACTTACTTGGTTTGCCTCGTTCTTTCTAA
- a CDS encoding CaiB/BaiF CoA transferase family protein, with protein sequence MPALDGITVISLEHAIAAPFCTRQLADLGARVIKIERPRVGDFARNYDDRVHGMSSHFVWANRSKESLSLDLKTQDGQDILKKLLLKADVLVQNLAPGAASRLGYSYEELVKINPGIIVCDISGYGDDQTYPGPYRDKKAYDLLIQSEAGFLSVTGTEQEPVKAGCSIVDISAGMYAYSNILAALIERDKTGKGKRIDISMLECMTEWMGHPLYYTLNGGAAPARTGSTHATIYPYGPFATGDQKQVVLGVQNEREWQAFCTIVLDKPQLSEDPLFQNNALRSKNRQLLRHIIEQTFSQWDQKEILSRLEHAKIANASVNEIQEVWQHPQLEARQRWMEVDSPIGIVPALKPVGLSDENDFVMKPIPDLGQHSLKILVELGYDPDAIQVLSAQGII encoded by the coding sequence ATGCCAGCCTTAGATGGTATTACTGTCATATCATTGGAGCATGCAATTGCAGCTCCATTTTGTACACGTCAGTTAGCTGATCTTGGTGCAAGAGTCATTAAAATTGAGCGACCTCGAGTCGGTGACTTTGCCAGAAACTATGATGATCGTGTTCATGGTATGTCATCGCATTTTGTATGGGCTAATCGTTCAAAAGAAAGCTTAAGCTTAGACTTAAAGACTCAAGATGGACAGGATATTTTAAAAAAACTTCTGCTGAAGGCGGATGTTTTGGTACAAAACTTGGCCCCAGGTGCAGCCTCACGTTTAGGTTATTCCTATGAAGAACTGGTAAAAATCAATCCTGGAATCATTGTTTGTGATATTTCAGGTTATGGGGATGACCAAACATATCCTGGTCCCTATCGTGACAAAAAGGCTTACGATTTACTGATCCAGAGTGAAGCTGGATTTTTATCTGTGACAGGAACTGAACAGGAACCTGTCAAAGCTGGTTGCTCCATTGTAGACATTTCAGCAGGCATGTATGCCTACAGCAATATTTTGGCTGCCTTGATTGAACGTGACAAGACAGGTAAAGGTAAACGCATTGATATTTCAATGCTGGAATGCATGACCGAATGGATGGGACATCCCTTGTATTACACCTTAAACGGTGGAGCAGCCCCGGCACGCACAGGTTCTACACATGCTACAATCTATCCTTATGGTCCATTCGCTACAGGTGACCAGAAACAGGTGGTTTTAGGCGTACAAAATGAACGGGAGTGGCAAGCATTTTGTACCATTGTTTTAGACAAGCCTCAACTTAGCGAAGACCCACTATTTCAGAATAATGCCTTACGTTCCAAAAACCGTCAGCTATTGCGACACATCATTGAGCAGACCTTTTCTCAGTGGGATCAAAAAGAAATTTTATCTCGTTTAGAACATGCCAAAATTGCCAATGCCAGTGTGAATGAAATTCAAGAAGTTTGGCAGCACCCACAGCTTGAAGCACGTCAACGCTGGATGGAGGTTGACTCTCCAATTGGAATTGTCCCAGCACTTAAACCCGTTGGTTTAAGTGATGAAAATGATTTTGTCATGAAACCAATTCCTGATTTAGGACAGCATTCTTTAAAAATCTTAGTTGAATTGGGTTATGACCCAGATGCTATTCAAGTGTTATCTGCACAAGGAATTATTTAA
- a CDS encoding HpcH/HpaI aldolase/citrate lyase family protein produces MSKVNKSARSYLFVPANRTERYEKALSTQADVVIIDLEDAVPVELKDSARQALCQWLSEHPEQHVIVRINSSQTEWFSQDIQLAQYSNVSAIVLPKAEAVEDIQTILAIRNIDIFPLIETPVGFAKVREIAKAPHVSALMFGSIDFQLEMNMQGGYFELLSFRNELVLVSRLAGINAPVDGVTVDFKDQELVRLETQQAKNLGFAGKLCIHPAQVNVVNDTFSPTEAEIEWAKQVINIVDQSQGQAVSLNGKMIDLPVILKAKKILEHAALVN; encoded by the coding sequence ATGAGTAAAGTGAATAAGTCAGCCCGCTCTTATCTCTTTGTTCCAGCAAACCGTACTGAGCGCTATGAAAAAGCGCTCAGCACTCAAGCGGATGTTGTGATCATTGATTTAGAAGATGCAGTACCAGTAGAACTTAAAGATTCAGCACGCCAAGCACTCTGTCAATGGTTGTCTGAACATCCTGAACAACACGTCATAGTGCGTATTAACTCGAGCCAGACTGAATGGTTTTCCCAAGATATCCAGTTGGCTCAATATTCAAATGTCAGCGCAATTGTGCTTCCTAAGGCAGAAGCAGTTGAAGATATCCAGACCATCTTAGCTATTCGCAATATTGATATCTTTCCATTGATTGAAACACCGGTTGGTTTTGCCAAAGTACGTGAAATTGCCAAAGCTCCACATGTATCTGCCCTCATGTTTGGTTCAATTGATTTCCAATTAGAAATGAACATGCAAGGTGGTTATTTCGAATTACTTTCTTTTAGAAATGAATTGGTATTGGTATCTAGATTGGCAGGAATCAACGCACCCGTTGATGGTGTCACTGTTGACTTTAAAGACCAAGAACTGGTTCGGCTAGAAACACAACAAGCCAAAAACTTAGGCTTCGCAGGAAAACTGTGTATTCATCCTGCCCAGGTCAACGTTGTGAATGATACCTTTAGTCCAACTGAAGCAGAAATCGAATGGGCAAAACAGGTTATTAATATCGTAGATCAATCCCAAGGGCAAGCGGTCAGCTTAAATGGGAAAATGATTGATTTACCTGTCATTTTAAAAGCTAAGAAGATCTTAGAGCATGCTGCACTAGTGAATTAA
- a CDS encoding electron transfer flavoprotein-ubiquinone oxidoreductase, with protein MEDIVRESMEFDVVIVGAGPAGLSAAIKIRQLAIENNLNDLSVCVVEKGSEVGAHILSGAVLEPRAINELFPNWKEEGAPLNVPVTEDKTFFLLSETTSKEAPHWMVPKTMHNDGNYVISLGNVVRWLGQKAEELEVSIFPGFAAAEILYHEDGSVKGIQTGDMGIGKDGEPTHNFTPGYELHAKYTIFAEGCRGHLGKRLIQKFNLDKDADPQHYGIGIKELWEIDPAKHKPGLVMHGAGWPLSETGSSGGWWLYHAENNQVTLGMIVDLSYENPHMYPFMEMQRWKTHPLIKQYLEGGKRISYGARAVVKGGFNSLPKFTLPGGCLIGDDAGFLNFAKIKGSHTAMKSGMLCGEAVFEAIAAGVEKGGDLAIARVTEGEDLFEKELTAYTDKFNNSWLKEELYNARNFGSAMHKLGQWMGGAFNFIDQNVFKVPFTLHDLVPDFKTLKTVDAVNFKPNYPKPDGKLTFDRLSSVFVSNTVHEENQPVHLYLKSETIPISVNLPNWGEPAQRYCPAGVYEIMENDDGSKRFQINAANCVHCKTCDIKDPSQNITWVTPEGAGGPNYPNM; from the coding sequence ATGGAAGATATAGTTAGAGAATCGATGGAATTTGACGTAGTCATCGTAGGTGCAGGCCCTGCGGGTCTTTCTGCTGCGATCAAAATCCGTCAGCTTGCAATTGAAAACAACCTGAATGATCTGTCCGTTTGTGTCGTGGAAAAAGGCTCCGAAGTCGGTGCTCATATTCTTTCTGGTGCTGTACTTGAACCGCGTGCAATCAATGAACTGTTCCCGAACTGGAAAGAAGAAGGAGCGCCTTTAAATGTCCCAGTCACTGAAGATAAAACCTTCTTCCTTTTATCTGAGACTACCTCTAAAGAAGCACCGCATTGGATGGTGCCGAAAACCATGCATAACGATGGCAACTACGTGATCTCACTCGGTAACGTGGTACGCTGGTTAGGTCAAAAAGCAGAAGAACTGGAAGTATCCATCTTCCCAGGCTTTGCCGCTGCTGAAATCCTGTACCATGAAGATGGTTCAGTAAAAGGCATCCAAACCGGTGACATGGGCATAGGTAAAGATGGTGAACCAACACATAACTTTACCCCAGGTTACGAGCTTCATGCCAAATACACCATCTTTGCTGAAGGCTGCCGCGGTCATTTAGGTAAACGCCTGATCCAGAAATTCAACCTGGATAAAGATGCAGATCCACAGCACTACGGGATCGGGATTAAAGAACTCTGGGAAATCGACCCTGCAAAACATAAACCAGGTCTGGTAATGCATGGTGCCGGCTGGCCATTGTCTGAAACCGGTTCTTCAGGTGGCTGGTGGTTATACCACGCGGAAAACAACCAGGTCACTCTGGGCATGATTGTGGACCTTTCTTACGAAAATCCGCACATGTATCCATTCATGGAAATGCAGCGCTGGAAAACTCATCCACTGATCAAACAGTATCTGGAAGGTGGTAAGCGTATTTCTTATGGCGCACGTGCTGTCGTGAAAGGTGGCTTTAACTCTCTGCCGAAATTCACCCTCCCAGGCGGTTGCTTAATTGGTGATGATGCCGGCTTCCTGAACTTTGCCAAAATTAAAGGTTCACACACAGCCATGAAATCAGGCATGCTGTGTGGTGAAGCGGTGTTTGAAGCGATTGCTGCCGGTGTCGAAAAAGGGGGTGACCTTGCGATTGCCCGTGTCACGGAAGGTGAAGACCTGTTCGAAAAAGAACTGACAGCTTACACGGACAAGTTCAACAACAGCTGGCTGAAAGAAGAGTTGTATAACGCGCGTAACTTTGGTTCGGCAATGCACAAACTCGGTCAATGGATGGGTGGTGCGTTCAACTTTATCGACCAGAACGTCTTTAAAGTACCATTTACCCTGCATGACCTGGTGCCAGACTTTAAGACGCTGAAAACCGTGGATGCAGTCAACTTCAAGCCAAACTATCCAAAACCGGATGGCAAGCTGACCTTTGACCGTTTGTCTTCAGTATTTGTATCGAATACCGTTCATGAAGAAAATCAGCCTGTTCATTTATATCTAAAGTCTGAAACTATACCAATAAGTGTAAATCTACCGAATTGGGGTGAACCTGCTCAACGTTATTGTCCAGCAGGTGTTTATGAAATCATGGAAAATGATGATGGCTCGAAGCGCTTCCAGATCAACGCAGCGAACTGTGTACACTGTAAGACCTGTGACATCAAAGATCCTTCTCAGAATATCACCTGGGTAACACCGGAAGGTGCTGGTGGTCCAAACTATCCGAATATGTAA
- a CDS encoding LysR family transcriptional regulator, whose protein sequence is MDIKQLRSFITISETKNITKAATLLNIVQPAVSRQIHLLEDELGVELFERSRHGMHLTHEGKILEDYARRALKEIETAKIELTSSDGALEGTVNIGILASLSELLSVSLMHVIRKKYPKVNVKITVGYSGHLKDWLENGEIDLALIYGSVSSKFLDLQPLVREQLWLIGAYSSDLSEQTPIELKDMAAYDLILPYAPHRLRTLIEQGFHKAKYDLKISAEVNDLNVQKQLVKEGFGSTILPLVSIKNELKQNLFKAAPINHPDFIREIGLALPNTRHISKLVHTIAQEVVQSSKEAVIKQDWLGCEWIGKES, encoded by the coding sequence ATGGACATTAAACAACTACGATCGTTTATCACGATTTCTGAAACTAAAAATATTACTAAAGCAGCGACTTTACTGAATATTGTTCAGCCTGCAGTTTCCAGACAAATTCATCTTTTAGAAGATGAACTTGGAGTCGAATTATTTGAGCGTAGCCGGCATGGTATGCATTTAACCCATGAAGGAAAAATTCTAGAGGATTATGCTAGACGTGCTTTGAAAGAAATTGAGACTGCAAAAATTGAGCTGACCTCCTCAGATGGTGCTTTAGAAGGGACAGTCAATATCGGTATCTTAGCCAGCCTCAGTGAGTTACTATCAGTCTCTTTAATGCATGTCATAAGAAAGAAATATCCTAAAGTGAATGTCAAAATTACTGTAGGTTATTCAGGGCATTTAAAGGACTGGTTGGAGAATGGTGAAATTGATCTAGCTTTAATTTATGGATCGGTTTCGTCAAAGTTCCTGGACTTGCAACCTCTGGTTCGTGAACAATTATGGCTTATTGGAGCATATAGCTCAGATCTGTCTGAACAGACTCCTATAGAGCTCAAGGATATGGCTGCATATGATCTAATTTTGCCTTATGCACCGCACCGTTTACGTACTTTGATTGAGCAGGGTTTTCATAAAGCTAAATATGATTTAAAGATTAGTGCTGAAGTGAATGACCTGAATGTGCAGAAGCAACTGGTCAAGGAAGGATTTGGATCTACAATCTTGCCATTGGTTTCGATTAAAAATGAACTTAAACAGAATCTGTTTAAAGCGGCGCCTATTAACCATCCTGATTTTATTCGTGAAATTGGTTTAGCCTTACCAAATACCCGTCATATTTCCAAATTAGTCCATACCATTGCTCAAGAGGTGGTACAGTCTTCAAAAGAGGCTGTCATTAAGCAAGATTGGCTAGGGTGTGAATGGATTGGCAAAGAAAGTTAA
- a CDS encoding IS4 family transposase, producing the protein MSLSEHLESTLEHSLPSLSHFRELIDLNWIEKSLHQTGKASIRRRKLPAEHVVWLVIGLALFRNQPISYVVEQLKLVFGTTEYCVPSAAVQARQRLGREPLATLFSLLSQAWFDDSQKQYSNFQGLSVCAVDGVVWSMPLTEENFNHFGSSKGKTAVAPYPQVRATCLVNTNTHEIIDAQIGSMDQGELTLANQLSPPPQSITLFDRAYFSADFLIGWQTRAEASHWLMRAKDNLRYDIIKRNSPHDFHIRMPISARAKKLNPTLGDYWEARLIEVEQAGKIRRYITSLLDSKTYPALILAKLYAQRWEIEMCYREIKSNLQEGKHLSSKQPDLIYQELWGVLIAYNVLRRQMKHMAQRAKVSPLRISFHIASIALLNLLRFDSLASAGNLPKHLESLMEKSDRYVLPERRVRSCPRVVKGKPQKYPRKSQSIS; encoded by the coding sequence ATGTCTTTATCTGAACATTTAGAATCTACCCTCGAACATTCCCTACCTTCACTCAGCCATTTTCGTGAACTTATTGACTTAAACTGGATTGAAAAAAGTCTTCATCAAACAGGTAAGGCATCGATCAGAAGGAGAAAATTACCTGCTGAGCACGTGGTGTGGCTCGTTATTGGACTTGCCTTGTTTCGAAATCAACCCATCAGTTATGTGGTAGAGCAATTAAAACTCGTGTTCGGTACAACAGAATATTGTGTTCCTAGTGCAGCTGTCCAAGCACGACAACGTTTAGGTCGAGAACCTTTAGCTACCTTGTTCTCTCTACTCAGCCAGGCATGGTTTGATGATTCACAAAAACAATATTCAAACTTTCAGGGTCTTAGCGTATGTGCTGTTGACGGGGTAGTTTGGTCTATGCCACTGACTGAAGAGAACTTTAATCACTTTGGCTCTTCTAAGGGTAAAACTGCTGTAGCACCTTACCCACAAGTTAGAGCCACATGCCTGGTGAATACCAATACCCATGAAATCATAGATGCCCAAATAGGGAGTATGGATCAGGGTGAACTCACATTAGCAAATCAATTATCTCCTCCACCACAAAGTATTACATTGTTTGATCGCGCCTATTTCTCTGCTGATTTTCTAATAGGATGGCAAACACGCGCAGAAGCAAGCCATTGGCTTATGCGAGCAAAAGATAATTTACGTTATGACATTATTAAACGTAACTCCCCACATGATTTTCATATCAGGATGCCCATATCAGCAAGAGCCAAGAAACTTAATCCTACATTAGGGGATTACTGGGAAGCACGTTTGATTGAAGTTGAGCAGGCAGGGAAAATCAGGCGTTATATCACTTCATTATTAGATTCAAAGACATATCCAGCTCTAATTTTAGCAAAGTTATATGCTCAACGTTGGGAGATAGAGATGTGTTACCGAGAAATTAAAAGCAATTTACAGGAAGGTAAGCACTTAAGTAGCAAACAGCCAGATTTAATTTATCAAGAATTATGGGGGGTCTTGATTGCTTATAATGTTCTGAGAAGACAAATGAAACATATGGCTCAACGAGCAAAAGTGAGTCCATTGAGAATCAGCTTTCATATCGCCTCAATCGCCCTTCTTAATTTACTGAGATTCGATTCTTTGGCTTCTGCAGGTAATCTCCCCAAACATCTGGAAAGTTTAATGGAGAAATCTGATAGGTATGTATTACCTGAGAGGAGGGTTCGAAGTTGTCCACGCGTTGTGAAAGGAAAACCTCAAAAATACCCAAGAAAAAGCCAGTCAATTTCTTAA